From one Lolium rigidum isolate FL_2022 chromosome 4, APGP_CSIRO_Lrig_0.1, whole genome shotgun sequence genomic stretch:
- the LOC124708558 gene encoding chitinase 10-like encodes MARLLRSPVLLAFFLAAASVVSNAGVAEAWHWHGWRHIFRGRYGHRAHISSIVSEDDYASLFLHKHDAACPAKGFYNYSAFVSATERFPEFGSTGRNFDTRRREVAAFLAQISHETTGGWATAPDGPFAWGLCFKEELTPPSNYCDANNTQWPCVPGKSYHGRGPMQLSWNYNYGPAGEALDFDGLGNPEMVATDPVLAFKAALWFWMTPQPPKPSCHDVMVGRYRPTRADKAANRRTGFGLTTNIINGGLECNRTGNAQADDRVGYYRRYGDILGVRNLGPNLDCANQLPFS; translated from the exons ATGGCGCGCTTGCTTCGCTCTCCCGTCCTGCTGGCCTTCTTCCTGGCCGCGGCGTCGGTCGTCTCCAACGCCGGCGTCGCGGAAGCGTGGCACTGGCACGGGTGGCGCCACATCTTCCGCGGCCGCTACGGCCACCGCGCCCACATCTCCTCCATCGTCTCGGAAGATGACTACGCGTCCCTGTTCCTGCACAAGCACGACGCCGCCTGCCCCGCCAAGGGCTTCTACAACTACTCCGCCTTCGTCTCCGCCACGGAGCGGTTCCCGGAGTTCGGCAGCACTGGACGAAACTTTGACACGCGCCGCCGCGAGGTCGCCGCCTTCCTGGCGCAGATCTCCCACGAGACCACCGGCGGGTGGGCCACCGCGCCCGACGGGCCCTTCGCGTGGGGCCTCTGCTTCAAGGAGGAGCTGACGCCGCCCAGCAACTACTGCGACGCCAACAACACGCAGTGGCCCTGCGTCCCCGGCAAGTCCTACCACGGCCGCGGCCCCATGCAACTCTCCTG GAACTACAACTACGGGCCGGCGGGTGAGGCGCTGGACTTCGACGGGCTAGGGAATCCGGAGATGGTGGCGACCGACCCGGTGCTGGCGTTCAAGGCGGCGCTGTGGTTCTGGATGACGCCGCAGCCGCCCAAGCCGTCGTGCCACGACGTCATGGTGGGGCGCTACAGACCCACCAGGGCCGACAAGGCGGCGAACCGGAGGACGGGTTTCGGGCTCACCACCAACATCATCAACGGTGGCCTCGAGTGCAACCGCACCGGCAACGCGCAGGCCGACGACCGGGTCGGCTACTACCGCCGCTACGGCGACATCCTCGGCGTCCGGAACCTCGGGCCGAACTTGGACTGCGCTAACCAGCTGCCATTCTCGTAA